The window CGCTTCCAACGGCGTGAACCTGACAGACGGCATGGACGGACTGGCCATCGGTCCCACCATTATCGCGGGCATCGTCTTTGCGGTGTTCGTTTATGTGGCGGGTCACGCGCAGATGTCTTCCTACCTGCAGGTGGCCTCTGTTCCCGGTGTGGGTGAAGTGACCGTCGTCTGCGGTGCGCTCATCGGCGCGGGCATGGGCTTCCTCTGGTTCAACGCCTATCCGGCACAGGTGTTCATGGGCGACGTGGGCAGCCTGTCCCTCGGCGGCACGCTGGGTTTTCTGGCGGTGCTCTGCAAGCAGGAACTCATCCTGCTCGTGGCGGGCGGCCTTTTCGTGGTGGAAACCCTCTCGGTAATCCTGCAGGTGGGCTATTTCAAGTTCTCCGGCGGCAAGCGAATCTTCCGCATGGCACCCCTGCATCACCATTTTGAATTGAAGGGCATACCGGAGTCCAAGGTCATCATCCGGTTCTGGATAACCTCTGCACTGCTGGGCCTCGTGGCTCTCAGCGTACTCAAGCTCCGCTAGGTCGAATGATATGAAGATCAGCTGTCAGCAGAGCCCCGTAACTCCCGGCATGAAGGCCGTGGTTGTGGGCGTGGGAAGCACCGGCATGGCTGCCGCGGAGTTGCTGCATGCGCTTGGCGCGGATGTGCGCATCGTGGACCGCAGTGCCGAAAAGGTTTCTCCGGCGTTTCGTGAAGTTATCGATCGGTTTGGTTTTGAAACCGCCTTTGGCGACCACAGTGCGGAACAGTTTGCGGGTGCGGAACTTGTCGTTCCCAGCCCCGGCGTTCCCGTGCTCAAGCTGGCCCCGTATCTGCCCGAAACGGCGCGGGTGATGGCGGAAACCGAACTGGCATGGCACTGCGTGCAGCATATTCCCGTGTTGTCCGTGACAGGCACCAACGGCAAGACCACCACCGTGCGTCTGTGCGCGAAGATGCTGGAAGATGCCGGAAAGAAGGTTTTTCTCGGCGGAAACATCGGTACCCCTCTCAGCCGCTTCGTGCTGGAAGGTGGCGAGGCAGACGTGCTGGTGCTGGAGCTTTCCAGCTTCCAGTTGCAGACCTGTTCCGCTCTGCGTCCCAAGGTTGGTGTGCTGACCAATATCACTGTGGACCATCTCGACTACCACAAGGATATGGACGAGTACACGGACGCCAAGATGCGCATGTTTGCCCGTCAGACCTTCGAGGATAAGGCCATCTTCGGTCCCGGTCTTGAAGACCTGCCGTATCGCTACGACGTGAAGGCGGAAATCTGGTTCTTCGATGATTCCGCACGCTTTCCGGAAGCCCTGCTCAAGGGGCGTCACAACCGCCTGAATATGGAAGCGGCCTTTCTGGCCTGTTCCGTTTTCGGCGTGACCGTGGAGAGCGCTACGGCAACGCTGCGGGAGTTCACCGCGGACGAACATACGTTGGAAACCGTTGGGTCCGCCAAGGGCGTGATCTTCGTCAACGATACCAAGGCAACCACCGTGGATGCCGTACGTGCCGCGCTGGAAACTTTTGAAACGCCCATCCTGCTCTTGGCGGGCGGCGTTTACAAGGGCGGAGACCTCACCACTCTGCGTGAGCTGATCGGCACCAAGTGCAAGGCAGTGGGGCTCTACGGCGGCAGCCGCGAAAAGTTTGAACAGGCATGGGGCGGATGCGCACCCATTTCCTACGACAGCACCATGGAAGAAGCCGCAAGAAGGCTCATGGGTGTGGCCGCCGAGGGTGACGTGATGCTGCTTGCACCGGCCACCTCCAGCTTTGACCAGTATGCGAATTACAAAGCGCGCGGAGAGGACTTCCGTCGCATTCAGGCCCTGTTGGCAGGAGAATAGGAATAATGGCTCCCTTGAAGAAGAACGCAATGAACCTGGACTGGGTACTGCTTGCATCAGCGGTGTGCCTGGTCGCGTTCGGCCTGACCATGGTGCTTAGCGCCAGCGGGATCATGGCCGAGAAGTTTCATGCGGATAAGTACTACTTCTTCAAGCGCCAGCTCATGTTCGCAGGCATCGGCGGAATAGGGATGCTGGTTGCGGCTTCCATACCCCGCAAGTTGTTGAATCAGCTGCAGTATCCCGCACTGGGGCTTGCTTTTGTGCTGACGGTTATCACGCTCACGCCTCTCGGAACCACCATAAACGGTTCCAGCCGCTGGATATCGTTCGGCATTTTTGCCGTGCAGCCCATGGAATTCGCCAGAATCGCGCTGGTGTTGTATCTGGCCTACTTTTTCAGCGCCAAGCAGGAGCTGGTGAAAACCTTTTCCAAGGGAGTCATACCGCCCTTCGCCGTTACCGGCCTGCTCTGCCTGTTGCTGCTCAAACAGCCGGATTTCGGCGGTGCTGCCGTGATGGCCATTCTGCTCTTTTTCATGTGTCTCGTCGGCGGTACGCGGCTTATCTACCTTGCCGCATCCGCCATGCTGGCGGGCGGTGCAGGGTGGTTGCTCATCATGCGTTCCGGGTACCGCTCCCGTCGTCTGCTGGCGTTTCTCGATCCCTTCAAGGACGCGCAGGACTCTGGCTATCAGCTTGTGCAGTCGCTGTTCGCCATGGGTTCCGGCGGCATCACGGGGCAGGGCCTCGGTGCCAGCAAGCAGAAGCTTTTCTTCCTGCCCGAGCCGCACAACGACTTCATCATGGCGGTGGTTGGCGAGGAGCTTGGTTTTGTGGGTGTTTCGCTGTTTTTCATCATCATGGGAGTGTTCCTGTGGCGGGCCTTTCGTGTGGCCTACCGGCAGGAAGACCTGCGTGACCGCCTGACGGCGTTCGGGCTGGCGCTCATTCTCATGCTCAGCGCAGTGTTCAATCTTGCCGTGGTCATGGGAGCTGCGCCGCCCAAGGGTGTTGCCATGCCTTTCATGAGCTACGGCGGCAGTAGTCTTGTGGCGACCTTTCTCTGTGTCGGGTTGCTGCTCAATTTTTCAAGAACGTCTGAAGGGACGGCGTAGGATATGAAGCGTTTTGTTCTGACCACCGGCGGTACCGGTGGACACATCTTTCCGGCACTGGCCGTAGCCGAGGAACTCCGCAAGCGTTTCCCTGATGCGGAATTCCTGTTCGTCGGCGGCGAGTACGGTCCGGAGCGCGATATCGTGACGCGGGCCGGAATCGAATTCGTCGGTCTGCCCGTGCGCGGGGTGCTCGGCCGTGGTCTTCGTGCAGTGGGGGCCGTATTCGGTCTTGCCAAAGCTACGGTACGCGCCATGGGCATTATCGGCAGCTTTAATCCTGACGCGGTTATCGGATTCGGCGGATACGCGGCCTTTGCTGCCTGCATGGGGGCAAAGCTGCGTGAGAAGCCCGTGGCTGTGCATGAACAGAACAGCGTTCCCGGTCTTGCCAACAAGCTGCTCGGCAAGGTGGCGGACCGTATCTTTATTTCCATGCCCGATCCGGACGAACATTTTCTCCCCCGCAAGACCGTGCTGACCGGCAATCCCGTCCGTGCCAACATCAGGGCGCTACGTGAATTGCCGGTAAATGAAACCGGTAGCCGCCGTCTGCTGGTCGTTGGGGGCAGCCTTGGCGCCCGGGCCGTGAATACGGCTGTCATGGCGATGCTGCCCACCTTGCGTGAAGCAGGCGTGACCGTGCATCACCAGACAGGGCAGGCCGACCTTGAGCGGGTCCGTGCCGCCTACGAAGAGGCCGGTATGCAGGGTTGCACCGTGGAGGCATTTATCGATGACATGGCGACAGCGTATGCGCAGGCCGACTTGGTGCTCTGCCGCGCCGGAGCCACCACGGTTGCGGAACTGACGGTGGCAGGCAAGCCCGCCGTATTCATTCCTTTTCCTTACGCCACGCATAACCACCAGGTGCACAATGCCCGCTTCCTTGAGCGGCAGGGCGCAGCACTGGTGGTGGAAGAACGGCAGCTTGCGGCAGATTCCGCTGAATCCGTGGATCTTCCCGCACTTGTCACGGCACTTATCTGTGACTCTGGCCGTTTGAAAATGATGGCGCAGGCTTCCCGCAAGCAGGGATGGCCTGAAGCCGCCGCCAACGTGGCGAGCGGTCTGCTCGACATAACGCGCAAGGCGCCTCTGGCGTCTCTGGTGCATGAATACAAGAAGTAGGTGTGTGATGATCAAGATTCGCAAGATTCACATGGTGGGTATCGGTGGTGCAGGCATGAGCGGCATTGCCGAAGTTCTGCTCAACCTCGGTTACGAGGTTGCCGGTTCCGACATTGCCGACGGCCCTGTGGTGCGTCGCCTGAAGAATCTGGGAGCGGAGATCTTCATCGGACACGGAGCGGATAACGTGACGGATGTGCAGGTGCTGGTCCGTTCTTCCGCCGTGAAGGATGACAACCCTGAAGTTATCGCCGCCCGGGAGAAGAAGATTCCGATCATTCCCCGCGCCGAAATGCTTGCCGAATTGATGCGCCTGCGCACCGGCGTTGCGATTGCCGGTACCCACGGCAAGACAACCACCACTTCTTTGACGGCAGCCATTTTTGATGCCGCGCAGACCGACCCCACCGTCATCATTGGCGGGCGGTTGAATGCCTATGGCACCAACGCGCGTCTGGGCGAGGGCGAATTCCTGATCGCAGAGGCGGACGAATCCGACGGTTCGTTCCTCTGTCTGTTGCCCATCATGACCGTGGTGACCAACGTGGACCGTGATCACATGGATTTTTACGCGGACCAGCAGGCCATTGATGATGCCTTCGTGCAGTTCATGAACAGCGTGCCCTTCTATGGCGCGAACATCGTATGCGGCGACGACCCCGGCGTGCGCAGGTTGTTGCCGAAGGTGAAGCGGCCCTGCATTACCTATGGTTTCGGTCCCGATAACGATATTCGTGCCGAAGTGCTTTCCTGCACCGAGATGAGCCACTTCCGTGTCATCGTGCAGGGGCGTGATATGGGGGAAGTGCATCTCTCCCAGCCCGGCCGTCATAACATCCTTAACGCGCTTGGGGCCATCGGCGTCTCGCTCGAGGCCGGCATTTCCGAAGCGGCCTGCATTGAAGGGCTTTCCGGTTTCACCGGCGTAGGCCGCCGCTTTGAGCGCAAGGGCGAGCGCAACGGTGTGCTGGTTGTGGATGACTACGGTCATCATCCGGCCGAGGTGGCCGCAACCATCAATACCGCCAAGCAGTGTTTCCCCAACCGCAGACTTGTGGTCGCCTTTCAGCCCCATCGTTTCAGCCGTACGCAGGCGCTCTTCGGCGAGTTCTGCAAGGCCTTCGAAGGGGTGGACAAGCTGCTGCTTACGGAAATCTATCCGGCATCCGAAGCGCCCATTCCCGGCGTGAGCGGGCAGAGTCTGGCGCAGGGGATTCGTCAGGTGACAAATACCGATGTTCTGTATTGTCAGGATTTTCAGGCCGTAACAGAGGCTCTTCCTGAAGTGTTGCAGCCCGGTGACCTCTTTATCACTCTGGGTGCAGGCAACATCTGGACTGTTGGCCAGAAGTACTTGGACGGAGAATAGCAGTATGTCGCTGGTTATTCTGCAGGGGCCGACCCTCAGGGAACGTACCACGCTCAGGCTTGGTGGAAGCACCATTGCCGAAGTGGTCATTGCCCGTGCGCAGGACTGCGACGAATTGTCGCTTGCGCTGGAGCGCCTTGGCGGCAAGCCGCTGGTGCTGGGGTACGGCAGCAATATATTGGCCAGCGACGGCGAGTTGCCTCTGGTGGTGGTGAATCCTGCTGTGATGGATGCGCCGCAGGTGGTGGGCGAGGGCACCGACGGTGTTCGCGTTCGGGTGGGGGCCGGCTTCAGACTTCCCCGCCTGCTTGGCTGGCTCTGCTCCAACGGGCTTTCCGGATTGGAAGGACTTTCGGGCATTCCCGGAACCGTGGGTGGGGCCGTTGCCATGAATGCCGGTTCTTACGGGTGTGAAACAGGAGCCAGACTGGAAAGTGTAACGATCTTTGACCCTCGCAACGGTGTGCGCACTCTCAAGAGGGACTCGTTGCACTTCGCATACAGGCATTTCTCCGTAGAAGAGACTGATGGTGCCTCTGGCGATACGTCTTTGACTATTGTTCTGGACGCAACATTCTGTCTTGATAGAGGCGTCAGAGACGATATTCATCGGGTAATGCGGGAAAACTACGCCAAGAAGAAAGCAACGCAGCCTGTAACGGCATATAGTGCCGGCTGCGTATTCAAGAATCCTTCGCAACAGGCAAGCGCAGGAAAGCTTTTAGACAGTTGTGGATTTAAGGGAAAAGAATATGGTGGCATGGCATTTTCGAAAATGCATGCTAATTTTTTGATAAATACTGGTAAAGGAACAAGCGAAGAAGCAAAGTATCTTTTATCAATTGCGCAGGAAAAAGTAAAGAAAGAAACAAATTTTTCACTTGAATTAGAAGTAAAAATCATCTGATGGCAAGAGTGGCTGCAATCAAGAAGAAGCGTGCGCCGGTTAGTTTTTCCGGCAACACGTACTCAAGGGCAAGATGCAGGAAACCAAGTAGCAGAAAGTTTCCGAATTTGTGGCCTTGGGTGCTTACACTATTTACTTCTTTTCTTTTTATTGTTATTCTCAGTATCGCATTGCTCTATTTGTATCGCTTTTTCACTGTGAGTGAGTACTTCTCGGTGAAGGAAGTGCAGGTGGCCGGAAATGTCCGGCTCGGAAGCGGTGAGATTCAGGCGCTTGCAGAAGTGCGACCCGGCATGAACAGTCTGGCCGTGCGTATGGGGGCGATGGAGGCCCGTCTGCTCAGCAATCCCTGGGTGGCAGGTGTCTCCGTCAAGCGGGAATTGCCCGGAAGCTTCTTCATCACGGTGCGCGAACGCGTGCCGCACTACTGGGGAAGGCGGGGCGACAAGGTGGTCTACCTCGATGACCGTGGTGACATGATCTGCGAGTTGGAGCCGACCAAGTTTACGTCGCTTCCGTTTCTCTCGATTGATCCGGGCATGGAATCCTGGCTTGAGCAGCTGCCTGACATGGTGGGATCGCTGGAAACGGCCAGCCTGCCCTTGGATATAAATAATGCCGCGTGGGTGAGACTCAGCAGAAGTGGGGGGATGGAGCTGTTTCTGGAGAATGCGGATATGACTCTCTGTCTGGGGGTCGAGGATTGGAACACTAACCTGAGCCGTCTGGCCTTGGTGCTGGGGGACCTGAGCCGCAGGGGCGAATTGAAGTATGTTCGCTCGGTGAAGGTGGACGGTGACAGTGTGTGGGTTGAGGCGGCAACTTCTCCTGCCGCCAGCAGATAATGAATTTTGGAGGTATGCAGTATGGCCAAGTCTGATCTGATCGTGGGACTCGATATCGGGACCACTAAAATCTGCGCCGTGGTGGGCGAGCCCACTCCTGATGGTGTGGATATCGTCGGCATCGGCACTGCCCCCTCCACCGGCCTGCGTAAGGGTGTTGTGGTAAACATCGAGCAGACCGTGCAGTCCATCAAGAAGGCGCTTGAAGAGGCCGAACTCATGGCGGGTTGCGAAATCCGCTCCGTCTACGCAGGAATCGCAGGCAGCCACATAAAGGGCTTCAACAGCCACGGCGTTATTGCGGTCAAGGGCGGCGAAGTCGGTCCCAAGGACGTGGAGCGCGTGCTGGATGCAGCCAAGGCGGTAGCCATTCCGCTGGACCGCGAGGTCATCCACATTCTGCCGCAGGAATACATCGTTGACGACCAGCGCGGCATCGCCGATCCCCTCGGTATGGCCGGTGTGCGTCTTGAAGTGAAGGTGCACATCGTCACCGGCGCGGTGACCAGTGCACAGAATATCGTGCGTTCCTGCCATCGCAGCGGTCTTGATGTTTCCGATATCGTGCTTGAGGCGCTGGCTTCTTCCAAGGCCGTGCTGACAGAGGAAGAGCGCGAAATCGGCGTAGCGTTGGTGGACCTTGGCGGCGGCACCACCGATATTGCGGTGTTTGCCAACGATTCCATCAAGCACACGGGCGTGCTCGCCCTTGGTGGTCAGAATCTGACCAACGACATCGCCTTTGGTCTGCGCACCCCCATGGTCAGCGCAGAGAAGATCAAGACCCGTTACGGCTGCGCGCTTGCCGAACTTGTGCGTGGCGATGAAACCATAGAAGTTTCCAGCGTGGGCGACCGTGAGCCCCGCAAGCTCTCCCGTCAGGTGCTGGCGGAAATATGCGAACCGCGTATGGAGGAGATCCTTTCCCTCGTGGATCAGGAACTCGTCCGTTCCGGATACAAGAACCTTATTGGCGCGGGCGTGGTGCTTACTGGCGGCACTTCGCTGATCGACGGGTGCCAGGAACTTGGCGAACAAATCTTCAACCTGCCCACGCGGATTGGCTATCCTCGTAATGTGGGCGGCCTGAAGGATGTCGTGAACAGCCCCAAGTACGCCACCGCGGTTGGTCTCCTGCGGTATGGCGCGGAAAAGGAAGGCTTGGAGCTGAAATTCCGCATTCGTGACGGCAATGTCTTCAACCGGGTCCTGTCCCGGATGAAGAAGTGGTTCTCGGATGTTTCTTAGGCGTTATCCGGGAACCGAATCCTGTTTGGTCTACACGTTTTTGGTCTACACTGTTTGAACTGAGTATTGGCGAAAGGAGAGGCGAACATGGAATTTATGGAAATTGAAGACAGCATGGCGAAAATTAAAGTCATTGGTGTCGGCGGTGGCGGTGGTAACGCTGTTAACAACATGATCAGCTCGGTACTGCGCGGCGTGACTTTCATCACTGCCAATACCGACGTGCAGGCGCTCAACAACTCGCAGGCCGAGTACAAGATTCAGCTGGGTGACAAGCTCACCAAGGGCCTTGGCGCAGGCGCCAATCCCGCAGTCGGCCGTGATGCAGCGCTTGAGTCCATCGAACAGATCCGCGCAGCCATCGGCGAGGCGGACATGGTGTTCGTTACCGCAGGTATGGGTGGCGGCACCGGCACCGGCGCGGCGCCTGTTATCGCGCAGGTTGCCAAGGAAATGGGCGCACTGACCGTTGGCGTTGTGACCAAGCCTTTCTTCTTTGAAGGCAGAAAGCGCCTTGAGGCTGCTGAAGCCGGCATCGAAGAGTTCCGCCAGCATGTGGACTCCCTCATCACCATTCCCAACGACCGACTGCTGTCCCTCGCCGCCAAGAAGGCAACCTTCGTGGAAATGCTGAAGAAGGCGGACGAGATTCTCTATTTCGCAGTGAAGGGCATTTCCGACCTCATCATGGTGCCCGGCCTGATCAACCTCGACTTCGCGGACGTGAAGGCCGTGATGGGCGAATCCGGTCTCGCCATGATGGGCGCAGGCAGCGCCACCGGCGAAGCCCGTGCCCGCGAGGCTGCCATGAAGGCTATCACCAGCCCCCTGCTGGAAGATGTATCCATTGACGGCGCACGTGGCGTGCTCATGAACATCACCTGTTCCTCCGATCTCACCATCGAGGAAGTTTCCGAAGCAGCAGGTGCCATTCAGGAAGCCGCGCACGATGATGCCCGCATCTTCTTCGGTACCGTATTTGACGACAACATCGGCGATGAAATGCGCATCACCGTTATTGCCACCGGCATTGACGCCACCCGTGCAGAAACGCAGGGAAACGGCGGACGGAGCGTTTCGGCGAACGGTAAGGTAACGCCCATGCGTAATGCCCCGCCCAAGGCCGCTCCGGCACCCCGCGCCCAGCAGCAGGTTCAGCCGCAGGCCGCTGCGCGTCCCGCACAGCCTGCCAGTCAGCCCATGAGTCAGCCCATGGCGCAGCCGCGTCGTGCTCAGGAAGTGATTACACGTCCTGCGCCTGCGCGTGGACTTGGCAACTTCAGCGAAGAAGACCGCAGCATTCCCGCATACCTTCGCCGTCAGGGACAGGTAGCGCAGGCAGCGCAGCAGGCAGCCAACCTGCATAACCCCGGTGAGGAAGATTTCGTATTCGACGAGGACGAGTTTGAGATTCCTTCCTTCATCCGCAAACAGGCGGATTAGGCAGGATTGAAACAGGGCGCCCGGTCCAGATGAACACGGGCGCGGATTGAGGGCTGCGGCCCGACTCCCTCCGTCACGGCATGTGAAGGACCGAGTCGCACCTGCCCTTGAGAGACCGTTGTTCCGTAATGGGAGCTGCAACGCTCCGCGGACGACAGATGTCGCATTCTCCGCTGTATGGTGCGGATCGAGGCAGGGGGTGCCTCAATGCGACAAAAGACAGGTAGACCCTGTGACCAGGTTTGGAACTACGCCTCTCCTTCCCTGCTCACAGTTTTTTAAAAGGCCGCTCCACAGGGGGGCGGCCTTTTATCATGGGATGTGGTAAATTAGCCGCTTCCAGCTCACTGCGGAAAGACTGTGTTTTCGAAAAAAGAATGGTGCCCTAGGGCACCATTTTGTTTTTTCAGGTAGGAGGATACGTGGCTAGCTGGGCGCACCGGCGCGTTTCACATAATAGACTGCGCGGCCTTCAGCTATCTGCGTGTCCGGCATGGAAGATGAGGTAACGCGGATATGCACGTTGGCGATGCGGTTGCCCAGCATGCGCACGTCGCCTTCCGCCACAAGGTCTTCAAAGGGGGCAGGGCGCTGGTAGTCTACGCGCATATCGATTGTTGCAGTCTTGTCTTCAGGCCCGAAGTGGGTCCACAGCGCTACCGCGCCGCAGATGTCTACGAGAAGGGCGGTAATGCCGCCATGCAGCACGCCGCGCATCTCGTTCCCGTTGAAATCTTCGCGGTAAGGCAGGCACACCTTGGCATAGCCCGGGCGTACATCCAGCACCTTTACGCCCAGAAAGCGATGGAAGGGAATGTCCTCTTCAACAAACTTGATCAGGTCTTTGTGTACTGTGCTGTTCATGGTGGTGGATGTATCGCGTATTTCGTATGCAGTCCATAGTCGGTATTCGGCGCTGCAACCGCCGTGATTATTGTAAAAACATATCTAAGCCCTGTACAGTAAGTTCTCTGATGCGTTACTGCTTATATATGAAGCTGAAACTGTTGAATATGGTGTTGATACTCGTGTTCGGTTGGGCGATTGCGGCTGTTGGCGCGGGGCGCGAAGCCGGTGCGTCTGATGTGCCGTCGCATGTTGCACTGGCAACGCACAACCTCAGCCCCTACGGGTGCTATGATGCTTCCGGACACTTTGATGGCATAGCTGTACGTGCCGTCCGGTATGCTTTTGCGGAAATGGGCGTAATTCTGGAGTTACGTGTCGTGCCGTGGAAACGAGCCCAGTATATGTTTCAGACTGGGGATGTGGACGGTTTTTTTGCGGCCTCCAAGAACGATGAACGTGATGGCTTGGGAGTTCTCTCTTGTACGATAGCAGACCAGCAATGGAGTTGGTATTATCTGCCGCACGGCGGTCCTGTACCATCAGATTCCGTCTTCAGGCAGAAGGCCAGGGTCGCTTCGTTTCATGGCGCGAATATGCTGCAGTGGCTGCATGATGAGGGATATAATGTTGTGGCCTCTCCGCCAACCACGGCAGAGCTTGTGGAATTGCTTGAGCGGCGCAGAGTGGACGCGGTGCTTGCGAATAATCTCGTTATGGAAGAGCTGTTACGTCAACGCAGAAATTCTGAATCTATCAACGTCTTTGTGCTCAAGGATAATCCGCTCGGGGTCTACTTTTCCCATTCCTTTCTTGCCAGATATCCTGATTTTCTCCGGCAGTTCAATGAGCATGTCGATACGTACCGGCGACAATTTCAGCACTGAATACGTAAAAAAGGGAGGCACGCTGTGCCTCCCTTTGTTCTTTCTGTTGCCAGAGGGCTTACATGCCCTTCTTGGCCATCATGTCGATGAGGTCGCCCACGCGGCAGGAATAGCCCCATTCGTTGTCGTACCATGAATAGATCTTGGCCATGTTGCCGGACTGCATCATGGTGAAGTCCGCTTCAACAATGGAGGAGCGGGGGTCGCCGATGAAGTCGGATGAAACCAGCGGCTGTTCCGAGAAGCCCAGAATTCCCTTCAACTGGCCTTCAGAGGCTGCCTTGAGGGCTGCGCGAAGGTCTTCAGTGGTGGTGTCCTTTTCCAGCTCGCAGACGAAGTCTACGAGAGAAACAGTGGGGGTGGGCACGCGGACGGAGTAGCCTGAGAACTTGCCGGCCATCTCCGGAATAACCAACGCCACGGCCT is drawn from Desulfovibrio mangrovi and contains these coding sequences:
- the ftsA gene encoding cell division protein FtsA → MAKSDLIVGLDIGTTKICAVVGEPTPDGVDIVGIGTAPSTGLRKGVVVNIEQTVQSIKKALEEAELMAGCEIRSVYAGIAGSHIKGFNSHGVIAVKGGEVGPKDVERVLDAAKAVAIPLDREVIHILPQEYIVDDQRGIADPLGMAGVRLEVKVHIVTGAVTSAQNIVRSCHRSGLDVSDIVLEALASSKAVLTEEEREIGVALVDLGGGTTDIAVFANDSIKHTGVLALGGQNLTNDIAFGLRTPMVSAEKIKTRYGCALAELVRGDETIEVSSVGDREPRKLSRQVLAEICEPRMEEILSLVDQELVRSGYKNLIGAGVVLTGGTSLIDGCQELGEQIFNLPTRIGYPRNVGGLKDVVNSPKYATAVGLLRYGAEKEGLELKFRIRDGNVFNRVLSRMKKWFSDVS
- the murB gene encoding UDP-N-acetylmuramate dehydrogenase; translation: MSLVILQGPTLRERTTLRLGGSTIAEVVIARAQDCDELSLALERLGGKPLVLGYGSNILASDGELPLVVVNPAVMDAPQVVGEGTDGVRVRVGAGFRLPRLLGWLCSNGLSGLEGLSGIPGTVGGAVAMNAGSYGCETGARLESVTIFDPRNGVRTLKRDSLHFAYRHFSVEETDGASGDTSLTIVLDATFCLDRGVRDDIHRVMRENYAKKKATQPVTAYSAGCVFKNPSQQASAGKLLDSCGFKGKEYGGMAFSKMHANFLINTGKGTSEEAKYLLSIAQEKVKKETNFSLELEVKII
- the murC gene encoding UDP-N-acetylmuramate--L-alanine ligase: MIKIRKIHMVGIGGAGMSGIAEVLLNLGYEVAGSDIADGPVVRRLKNLGAEIFIGHGADNVTDVQVLVRSSAVKDDNPEVIAAREKKIPIIPRAEMLAELMRLRTGVAIAGTHGKTTTTSLTAAIFDAAQTDPTVIIGGRLNAYGTNARLGEGEFLIAEADESDGSFLCLLPIMTVVTNVDRDHMDFYADQQAIDDAFVQFMNSVPFYGANIVCGDDPGVRRLLPKVKRPCITYGFGPDNDIRAEVLSCTEMSHFRVIVQGRDMGEVHLSQPGRHNILNALGAIGVSLEAGISEAACIEGLSGFTGVGRRFERKGERNGVLVVDDYGHHPAEVAATINTAKQCFPNRRLVVAFQPHRFSRTQALFGEFCKAFEGVDKLLLTEIYPASEAPIPGVSGQSLAQGIRQVTNTDVLYCQDFQAVTEALPEVLQPGDLFITLGAGNIWTVGQKYLDGE
- the ftsZ gene encoding cell division protein FtsZ, with the protein product MEFMEIEDSMAKIKVIGVGGGGGNAVNNMISSVLRGVTFITANTDVQALNNSQAEYKIQLGDKLTKGLGAGANPAVGRDAALESIEQIRAAIGEADMVFVTAGMGGGTGTGAAPVIAQVAKEMGALTVGVVTKPFFFEGRKRLEAAEAGIEEFRQHVDSLITIPNDRLLSLAAKKATFVEMLKKADEILYFAVKGISDLIMVPGLINLDFADVKAVMGESGLAMMGAGSATGEARAREAAMKAITSPLLEDVSIDGARGVLMNITCSSDLTIEEVSEAAGAIQEAAHDDARIFFGTVFDDNIGDEMRITVIATGIDATRAETQGNGGRSVSANGKVTPMRNAPPKAAPAPRAQQQVQPQAAARPAQPASQPMSQPMAQPRRAQEVITRPAPARGLGNFSEEDRSIPAYLRRQGQVAQAAQQAANLHNPGEEDFVFDEDEFEIPSFIRKQAD
- the murG gene encoding undecaprenyldiphospho-muramoylpentapeptide beta-N-acetylglucosaminyltransferase, whose protein sequence is MKRFVLTTGGTGGHIFPALAVAEELRKRFPDAEFLFVGGEYGPERDIVTRAGIEFVGLPVRGVLGRGLRAVGAVFGLAKATVRAMGIIGSFNPDAVIGFGGYAAFAACMGAKLREKPVAVHEQNSVPGLANKLLGKVADRIFISMPDPDEHFLPRKTVLTGNPVRANIRALRELPVNETGSRRLLVVGGSLGARAVNTAVMAMLPTLREAGVTVHHQTGQADLERVRAAYEEAGMQGCTVEAFIDDMATAYAQADLVLCRAGATTVAELTVAGKPAVFIPFPYATHNHQVHNARFLERQGAALVVEERQLAADSAESVDLPALVTALICDSGRLKMMAQASRKQGWPEAAANVASGLLDITRKAPLASLVHEYKK
- the ftsW gene encoding putative lipid II flippase FtsW, producing MAPLKKNAMNLDWVLLASAVCLVAFGLTMVLSASGIMAEKFHADKYYFFKRQLMFAGIGGIGMLVAASIPRKLLNQLQYPALGLAFVLTVITLTPLGTTINGSSRWISFGIFAVQPMEFARIALVLYLAYFFSAKQELVKTFSKGVIPPFAVTGLLCLLLLKQPDFGGAAVMAILLFFMCLVGGTRLIYLAASAMLAGGAGWLLIMRSGYRSRRLLAFLDPFKDAQDSGYQLVQSLFAMGSGGITGQGLGASKQKLFFLPEPHNDFIMAVVGEELGFVGVSLFFIIMGVFLWRAFRVAYRQEDLRDRLTAFGLALILMLSAVFNLAVVMGAAPPKGVAMPFMSYGGSSLVATFLCVGLLLNFSRTSEGTA
- a CDS encoding cell division protein FtsQ/DivIB yields the protein MSEYFSVKEVQVAGNVRLGSGEIQALAEVRPGMNSLAVRMGAMEARLLSNPWVAGVSVKRELPGSFFITVRERVPHYWGRRGDKVVYLDDRGDMICELEPTKFTSLPFLSIDPGMESWLEQLPDMVGSLETASLPLDINNAAWVRLSRSGGMELFLENADMTLCLGVEDWNTNLSRLALVLGDLSRRGELKYVRSVKVDGDSVWVEAATSPAASR
- the murD gene encoding UDP-N-acetylmuramoyl-L-alanine--D-glutamate ligase, which translates into the protein MSCQQSPVTPGMKAVVVGVGSTGMAAAELLHALGADVRIVDRSAEKVSPAFREVIDRFGFETAFGDHSAEQFAGAELVVPSPGVPVLKLAPYLPETARVMAETELAWHCVQHIPVLSVTGTNGKTTTVRLCAKMLEDAGKKVFLGGNIGTPLSRFVLEGGEADVLVLELSSFQLQTCSALRPKVGVLTNITVDHLDYHKDMDEYTDAKMRMFARQTFEDKAIFGPGLEDLPYRYDVKAEIWFFDDSARFPEALLKGRHNRLNMEAAFLACSVFGVTVESATATLREFTADEHTLETVGSAKGVIFVNDTKATTVDAVRAALETFETPILLLAGGVYKGGDLTTLRELIGTKCKAVGLYGGSREKFEQAWGGCAPISYDSTMEEAARRLMGVAAEGDVMLLAPATSSFDQYANYKARGEDFRRIQALLAGE
- a CDS encoding PaaI family thioesterase encodes the protein MNSTVHKDLIKFVEEDIPFHRFLGVKVLDVRPGYAKVCLPYREDFNGNEMRGVLHGGITALLVDICGAVALWTHFGPEDKTATIDMRVDYQRPAPFEDLVAEGDVRMLGNRIANVHIRVTSSSMPDTQIAEGRAVYYVKRAGAPS